The following proteins are encoded in a genomic region of Pseudoalteromonas rubra:
- a CDS encoding DUF2971 domain-containing protein, whose protein sequence is MRSLIPPSELEETIRQLFKQQRSAIEENFEKMGGITATTFNEQSNRLIGVLSLSELSTNLLMWSHYAHSHKGFCIGFDSTAQFFNQRRSESDEFYHLRKVEYSTHRPTNRMTQLDGTSLLLVKSDDWHYEQEWRMCARLKDAEKVIESTPYPIHLFEFPRTAVKEVILGACIENDFKNQLLAIIRKKYSHATVKQAHISPTEFKLEFTVL, encoded by the coding sequence ATGAGGAGTCTGATTCCTCCCTCAGAACTAGAAGAAACAATACGACAGCTGTTTAAGCAACAAAGGTCGGCAATCGAAGAAAATTTTGAAAAAATGGGTGGTATCACTGCGACTACATTTAATGAACAGTCAAATCGCTTGATTGGTGTACTATCACTTTCAGAACTCAGCACAAACCTGCTTATGTGGTCACATTACGCACACTCCCATAAAGGATTCTGTATTGGGTTTGATAGTACAGCGCAGTTCTTTAATCAAAGACGAAGTGAAAGTGACGAGTTCTACCACTTGCGCAAGGTTGAATATTCTACACACAGGCCCACTAACCGTATGACTCAGCTTGATGGTACAAGCTTACTACTAGTCAAATCAGACGATTGGCACTATGAGCAAGAATGGCGTATGTGTGCTAGATTGAAAGACGCTGAAAAAGTCATTGAATCAACCCCTTACCCAATACACCTTTTTGAGTTTCCAAGGACAGCTGTCAAGGAAGTAATTCTCGGGGCATGTATAGAAAATGATTTTAAAAATCAATTGCTAGCCATAATAAGAAAAAAGTACAGCCATGCTACTGTGAAACAAGCTCATATTTCACCAACAGAGTTCAAGCTAGAATTCACTGTGCTCTAA
- a CDS encoding transposase, translated as MPMARKKQVSLSDTKYYHCISRCVRRAFLCGKDRLTGKSYEHRRDWVEEKLLTLAKVFCIDVCGYAVMSNHTHIVLYVDDKKAQRLSDKAIVLRWHKLFKGSWLTHKFINGDELSESEHSMLDADISEFRIRLASISWFMRVLNEDIARRANKEDGCTGRFWEGRFKSQALLDEAALAACLAYVDLNPIRAKMAETPETSDYTSIKKRIDYARQGKQPKSLLRFAGNPRKHMPKGLPFELTYYIQLVELTGRCMRADKRGYISDSQPLLTRLQIEPDNWLKLTTQFTKVFHGAVGRKQAMTDYCEHLHKRRRANLTQCERLLG; from the coding sequence ATGCCAATGGCAAGGAAGAAGCAGGTCAGCCTATCAGACACTAAGTACTATCACTGCATATCCCGGTGTGTTCGTCGGGCATTTCTGTGCGGTAAAGATCGCCTCACGGGCAAGTCTTATGAACATCGGCGAGACTGGGTTGAGGAAAAATTGCTGACCCTTGCGAAGGTGTTTTGCATTGATGTGTGTGGCTATGCGGTTATGAGCAATCATACGCATATTGTGTTGTATGTGGATGATAAGAAAGCACAAAGGTTATCAGATAAAGCAATAGTGCTTCGCTGGCATAAGCTGTTCAAAGGTAGCTGGCTGACGCACAAATTCATTAATGGTGATGAGCTTAGCGAGTCAGAGCACAGTATGCTTGATGCAGACATCAGTGAATTCAGAATACGTCTTGCGAGCATCAGCTGGTTTATGCGGGTGCTTAATGAAGATATTGCCCGCCGGGCAAACAAAGAAGATGGTTGCACAGGCCGGTTTTGGGAAGGGCGATTCAAGTCACAGGCTTTGCTGGATGAAGCGGCACTGGCAGCGTGCCTGGCTTATGTTGACCTGAACCCAATCAGAGCCAAAATGGCAGAGACACCGGAAACGTCAGACTACACCAGCATTAAAAAACGTATTGATTATGCACGGCAAGGAAAGCAACCTAAGAGCTTACTGCGCTTTGCAGGTAACCCAAGAAAACACATGCCTAAAGGGTTGCCGTTTGAGCTGACCTATTACATACAGCTGGTTGAATTAACTGGCCGATGCATGCGTGCAGATAAGCGGGGTTATATCAGCGATAGCCAGCCATTGCTGACACGGTTGCAAATAGAGCCAGACAACTGGCTCAAGCTCACTACGCAATTTACGAAGGTCTTCCATGGCGCTGTGGGGCGAAAGCAAGCGATGACAGATTACTGCGAGCATCTTCACAAAAGGCGGCGTGCCAACTTGACTCAATGCGAGCGATTACTGGGTTAA